Proteins found in one Kwoniella bestiolae CBS 10118 chromosome 1, complete sequence genomic segment:
- a CDS encoding sorting nexin-3 has protein sequence MSQSQPYDSNPYYQSPAQQNPYQSPQQSNYQQSPSSHQAFQSPYQSQNQGYNNSPQQGYLNYQQQQQTPQQGYQSPPQQQQGYFNQPGGGAGYGQQPQSPPVEVTHSPFVRTDSSARLTFSEMARMAGRPQTFDEMYAVPESFLEIEIRNPMTHGIGRKMYTDYEIVCMTNIPAFKLRHSVVRRRYSDFEAFRDILERESTRVNIPPLPGKVFTNRFTDEIIEQRREGLQRFLEIVAGHPLLQTGSKVLCAFLQDPSWEKSQWV, from the exons CATACTATCAATCCCCTGCTCAGCAGAACCCGTATCAATCCCCACAACAATCGAACTACCAgcaatcaccatcatctcatcaagcCTTCCAATCGCCTTATCAATCCCAAAACCAGGGATACAACAACTCCCCTCAACAGGGTTATTTAAATTaccaacaacagcagcaaaCTCCTCAGCAGGGGTATCAAAGTCCACCGCAACAGCAACAGGGGTACTTTAACCAGCctggaggaggagcagggtaTGGACAGCAACCTCAGAGTCCGCCTG TCGAAGTGACCCACTCCCCCTTCGTCCGAACCGACTCCTCCGCCCGACTGACATTCTCAGAGATGGCACGTATGGCAGGTAGACCCCAAACGTTCGACGAGATGTATGCTGTTCCGGAAAGTTTCCTCGAAATTGAAATTAGGAATCCTATGACTCACGGGATCGGGAGGAAGATGTACACGGATTATGAGATTGtttgtatg ACCAACATCCCAGCTTTCAAACTCCGTCATTCGGTCGTACGTAGACGATACTCCGATTTCGAAGCTTTCAGAGATATTCTAGAAAGGGAAAGTACGAGGGTGAATATCCCCCCCTTACCTGGAAAA GTATTCACCAACCGATTCACCGACGAAATCATCGAACAGCGACGAGAGGGATTGCAGCGATTCCTCGAGATCGTCGCTGGACATCCGCTCTTGCAGACTGGAAGTAAAGTCCTGTGTGCGTTTTTACAGGATCCTTCGTGGGAGAAGTCCCAGTGGGTGTAA